The Mauremys reevesii isolate NIE-2019 linkage group 1, ASM1616193v1, whole genome shotgun sequence genome segment ccCTCCATGGGGAAAGATCAGGTTGacaactatttagaaaagctggacatgcacatggggctggatgcaatacatccaagggtgctgagggagttggctgatgggATTGCAAAGCCATTGACCATTGTCTTTGAAAACGCATGACGATCGAGGCAGATCAAGTACacttggaaaaaggcaaatatagtgcccatctttaaaaaagggaagaaggagaaaccGGGAAACTTCCAGTCtcacctggaaaaatcatggggcaggtcctcaaggaatctattTTGAAGCCTTTGGATGAGAGGAAGTTAATcggaaacagtcaacatggatacACAAAGGCAAGTCAGGCCTGATCAACGTGATTGCCtactatgatgagataactagcactgcacATATGAGGAAAGTGGTCATTAAGTGTTGTCATAagcagatagttaagggttaatgtctcttttacctgtaaagggttaagaagctcagtaaacctggctgacacctgaccagaggaccaataatgggacaagatactttcaaatcttggtggagggaagtctttgtttgtgctctttgttttgggggttgttcgctcttgggactaagagggaccagacatcaatccaggctctccaaatctttctgaatcagtctctcatgtttcaaacttgtaagtaatagccaggcaaggcgtgttagtcttatttttgttttctcaacttgtaaatgttcctttttgctgagagcattttacctctgtttgctgtaactttgaacctaaggctagagggggttcctctgggctatctgaatctgattaccctgtaaagtattttcaatcctaattttacagagataatttttacctttctttctttaattaaaagctttctttttaagaacctgattaatttttttccttgtgttaagatccaaggggattggatctggactcaccgggaattggtgggggaaaagacgggggatggttaaattctccttgtgttaagatccaaggggttgggtcggtgttcaccaggaacttggtgaaaaagcctctcaaggctgcccagggaggggaaggttttggggggacagaaagtgatccagacactgaaatttctggatggtggcagtgttaccagatctaagctagtaattaagcttagaagtgtccatgcaggtccccacatctgtacccgaaagttcagagtgggggaggaaccttgacaagtGTCCTTAAGTGACTTCCCACAAGATGTCAAACATGTTTATAGAAGAGCTTAATAGATTTATTATtactttaattttctttcttttctatagGAATtagaaacactgctcctgacatatAATTGCCAAGTTATCTGCCAAAACACTTGAGTTTGCAAGTGCCTAAGTAACCCCGGGGATCGCAGTTAAAgttgcccctccccactccaaaatctgaaatgaagTCCCTGCAGCAAGGCTTTGTGAGGTGGATACAATCCAGCAACAGAgggcggggagggagaagagctagcGAACCACGGGAAAAGATGGGACAATGAGGAGGGCATCAATGTCCAGTTAACAGCAATTAGAAATGTGGCCATCCTATGAGTTAATGAGTTGTACACAGATCGATTTCCAAATTTGTCAGTCTGACACAGCACAGTGTggtcaggaaaggatttaatgtcACTTGTAGtgtccagtcagggaagggggcccagcaccatgtcaccagccaACTTTCTATGGAGCTTGTCTGAGAGCCAGAtcaccaggagaaaactttaggtccctttatgagAAAAGAGacggagcagcctgtcccggatctgtctGGTCCTCACTCCATAGATaatggggtttagcatggggggcaccaggatGTACATGTTGGCCATGAGAACATGGAAATACAGGGACATATTTTGGCCAAACCGctgagtgaggaaggagaagagaactgggatgtaaaaggctaatATGGCAcaaaggtgggagctgcaggtcgcAAATGTCTTAAGCCGGGTGTCCTTCATGGGGAGgttgaagatggccctgaggatctgacTATAGGACACAgtgataaaaaacacatccagaccAGTCACAAAGAATAACACAAAGAGGCCATAGTAACTAGTGACATGGATatcggcgcaggccagcttcaccacagccatgtgctcacagtgtgtgtgggggatgatgttggttctgcaatatggcaaGAAACTTGCCAGGAATGGACCAGGCAACAGGAGCATGCAGCCACGCAGCACAACAGCCAGGCTGATCTTGGCCATCATGGGGTTTGTCAGGATAGCAGAATATCTCAGGGGATCACAGATTGCAACGTAACGATCCAAAGCCATGGCTACaaagatcccagactccatcgctaggaagcagtgaatgaagtacatctgagtgaggcaggcactgaaatctaTTTCCCTAGAATTGAACCAAAAGATGCTCAGTGTCTTGGGCAGGATGGAtgtagacaggaccaggtcggtgacggccagcatgcagaggaaatagtacatgggctcatggaggctcggTTCTatcttcacaatgaacaggattgtaaagttccccaagatggctatggtgtacatggtgcagaaggggatggagatccagacatgggcagcttccaggccaggaatgcccatcaggatgaaggtggaggggttggtgaagtcagttgcgttggaatctgacatggagtaagggagaaggtgtccaacgcTGAAGCAGATTGGTATCTAATGCATGTACCATATGTTCCCCTGACTTATTGTATGTGCCCAAGATCTAGGGTGATGTTCACCGTGAAAAttcctggatggagagacaattTTAATATGAGACATTACTTGCACTACTTGAGATGTTCTCATGGGTGAAGCAGATTTGTCGCTCTTCACACACTGATAAATGGTGTTTTCATAATTCAGGAAAATGAGTTATGAACAATTGACCCTACTAATGCCTAGTCCATATATCATAATGCTCTATGCATCAATAATTCCTACACATTGTGGTGTGGGAAACATTGACAGGCATCAGCAGGAAATGTAATGAAACCCAGGCTAAAGGGTCTATGCTGTAGGGATTTTCCCATTTCCCCAGTTCCTCAAAATCTGAGAGTGAAAATAATCCAAACCATTGCCAAGACATGCAATCTGCAACACAAcagaggggaaaaacaaacaaaccctgtgCATCGTTGATAGCAGGTCTATGGAAACAATTGCTCATTTACAACAAAGACAATGTTCAGATGTCAAAGGAATGAGGTGGAGAGTAACCTGCTCTGGACGCACACTCAGTTTTGGTCACCCAGGCTCTATAAAGGACCTAGCAAATAAAAAGGGGTTTCTGAGACAGGATATGAGAATGGGGGAGGTTGCCATATGTGGACAGAATGAAAAGTCTGGGGCGATTTAATTTAGAGGATTGACAACATAGGGAACATATAATAGATGAGAGAAAAATAAAGAATGGAACTGATTACATTCAAATGGACAGAGAACAGTTCCCAACCAGTCATATCTACAGACACTTTGTACTACGAAAGGGCTAATTCCTCAAAGCTGCAGCAAACTATCAGCAAAACTGACTGGGAGGAAAAAATATAAACAGGGAAATGAGAATAAAAATGgggagttctttaagaagagttCAATAGATAGTTAAAAATCCTCGATTCCACAATCAAAAAGAGCCCAACTTTGGTTAGAAACCCAGTTCACtggcaaagtgaaggcagcagtaatggggggggggaacaataTAGAACTAAGGGGATGAAGAGTAAATATATAACAAGCAATATAtattggaatcatagaatctcagggttggaagggacctcaggaggtcatctagtccaacccccaaatataataataaaaggagatatactaatctcctagaactggaagggacctcaaaaggtcattgagtccagccccctgccttcactagcaggaccaatttttgccctagatccctaagtggcctcctcaaggattgaactcacaaccctgggtttaggaggccaatgctcaaaccactcatgGGAGATGATAGTAGAGTTGTTCTTGttactggttaggcctcagctctagtattgtgtctagttccaGGCACCAGTATATCAAGAGAGGAGATTAAAGGGGGACATGACAGCCatcttcaaacacttgaaagggTGCCATAAAAGAGGTGGAGAAATGATCTCTCTTACCACATAGACAAGagacaatgggttcaaactacagcacagcagagttagatgaaatctcagggaaaacttcctaagaGTCAGAACACGAGGGCAATGGAAGAGATGCCTTGGGAGGACATGGAAGCTCCTTTGCTGGAGGTCCTCCAAAGGAGGCTGGACAGTCATCTGTCCTGGATGCAACAAATCCTACATTTTGGCTGGCAGTTAGATTAGATGACCCTAGCGGTGCCTTCTCACCCCGTggctctgtgattctatgatgtaAAATCCTACTGTAGATGAGGGTTTAGTGAAGCACAAGTTATGGAGCCCAATACAGGGGTATCTAGGTGAAATTTActtgcctgtgttatacaggaggtcaaatgggcccttctggccttaacccTCTGAATCTATTGATAAAACAACTAGATCAAACATTTATGTTGACTCTGTCTCATAACACACACAAAGGGAACATTCAATAACATTGATAGTCTGAATATATAACACTgataaaagaaaattgtttacatAATACCTATTTTGCCTGttgaactccttgccacagacaTTACTGGAGCAAAGAGCTTAACTGAATGGGATTCACAAGTGGATTGGCCATTGAAAGTGGTGCTGGTAGCACCACTTTTAGTTAAGGGGGCTGACACCTTCCATTAGAAGACCTCATTTTGAGTTGCATATGAGTTTGCCAAACTCTAAGCAATTCGATTGAAATTTACCGCACTGGGCAGCTGCTTATACTTTCAGACATAACGGTTCAAAAACTTCTTGAATAAAGCAAGGAGACAAGATGTCTTGCCCATGCTGACAAATTCTTAAAATTGCCAAAGTGAGGAGCACTAGCACCTCCATATtttccagcagataaaagtcaAATAACAGTCCCCCAATAACAGCCCGAGCCCTGTATGTCTTGATCAGGTGAGCTTCTCAGGaagagatgggtacctgtgaattctgagatggaAGTGTCTTTCCTGTGAATccaggtagccgtgtcccacgCCTCTCTCACCgcagcatctgcagcaacatCCCACACAGAGTGCCGACACAGGGGCATGCACcatttataatataatatataatataatatagctCAGCCTCTAGCAGGGAAGcagcatgagggcaggggactggactcgatgacctctcgaggtcccttgcagtcctagagtctatgaatctggatgtaaacaggctggagacaagcctGCCTGTGCTTCTGTGCTATTTATCCAGCATTAGGAGTAATAAGTAATTAAGGGAACTTCCCAAAGGGTGATGAGAACTTTTGGGCTCTGCCCCCAGAGTCAAATTAGCTgttctgtgtatttgtgtatatttaaaatgtatagttAATTAGGAAGAAAACAGGGGATAATGCCTAGATCTCCATAGGGCCTAATACCCTGTAGATATCTAGGAGGGATGGGTAGATATTAGACAGACAGATCTGGAGAATGATGACTGAGGAAAGACAGAAGCACTTTCTGCAGGCACACTGAACTGTCTCTAAGGCATTAGAGATCTGTAATTCTTATTTGTAACTATCACCATATTGTGCTGCACCTTTCATTAGAGGATTTTGAGAACACCTAGCATAGGAAAGTGACTATTaacatatccccattatacaaataagtaaactgaggcaaagggcgACATGAATTGTCCAATGTGACCCAGAGATTGAGTGTCAGAATgagagacagaacccaggagacctgacTGCCCTGCCTTAACCATGGTCTCTCCTTCACACCAAGAGAACAATGGATTCCCGCTCTGGCAGGGATGGTTCGTTGGCTGGGATGCAGAGGAAAGGCTGGAAGACGGAGCCTTATCCTTTGCCATCCTCTCAAGGTGAATCTGAGGTTTTCAGAACTAGTTGGAGGTTGTTAGCTCCCCACTCCTGTGAGATGTGAACTCCAGGACTCCACTTCCGCTCCCACTCAGAAACCTGCCAATGCGTCACAGTCATTGGGACCGCTTCAGGGGAACAGACTCAGGAAAAGCAACACCAACAGAATACTCTTATGGATAGAGGGCAGCTGGGGGGCCTGACCTGGGAACAGAGGCCtggccctccccccaccactgccctggAACAAGGTGGGCACTATAGGCAGGATAGAGACCAGATTAGAGTTTGCACTGGATTTGTTCTCTCCTTCTCAGTTCATttcctcccagtctctcccaggtGGAATTGAAATCAaatgttccaggctgagtcagactttGCAGCACTGCCCCAGCTGGAAAACGCTTGGATTCCCACAGCTGAACTCTGCCTGCTCATCTGGCTCATCAGATGTATTTCTCCAGCGTAGAGAACCTGGGtttttaagcactggaatgagacTCAATGAATTCTCCTGTCCAAATCAAAAGGGGGCGCCACATGCACTTGTATTAAAGTTACTAACACTCTGTAGGTGGCCAGCATGGTTTGACTTTCATCTGTAGCTAAAGTCAAAGAGGAGAGGCCAGGCCCTGATTTACCTGGATTATTGTGTTGATTAATTATGatcattatttgtattttagAAACCTGCAGTGACCCCGCTCCAGTTcagggccccttgtgctgggtcCTTCACAAACACAGAaggagaaacagtccctgccacaaGGAGCTTATATATCAAATTCAGACAAGACACAGCTACTATGTGCAAGAGTGGGTGGACGGGAGCGGTGGAGGAGTAGCAGCACTAAAAATGAGTGGTTATGTAGGCTGCTGGGTGGGTGTGAGACAGCTGAAATGCACATCTGCTTAGGGCTGAATTCggggtttgggtttgttttttgtttgtttgtttgtttttttaaagtttcaggcATAACAGTTTGACAATTTCTTGAATGAAGCTAAGAGAGAAGATGTCTTGCCCATGCTGAAAATTTCTtatgacagtgaggagtcctagCACCTCCATGTtttccagcagataaaagtcaggtaacaGCCCCACTGttaacagccagagccctcagcaagagatgggtacctgtgaattctgaggtGGAAGTGtcctccctgggaatccccctcaggtagccgaGTCTcacacctctctcaccccagcatctgcagcagcgtCCCACACCGAGAGCTGACACAGGTGTGTGcaccatttataatatagctctgtgcaatcccaggaGAGTTCACTCAGCCTCTGGCAGAGAAGCAGCATCTGGATGTAAACTGGCTGGAAAAAAGCCTGCCTGCACTTCTGTGCTATTTATACAGCTTTAGGAGTAATTAAGGGgtcttcccaaagggagatgagatcTCTTGGGCTCTCTGTTCatagaggaattggctgctctgtgtatttgtgtatattaAAAAGTTATAGTTAATTAGCAAGAAAACTGAGGATAATGCGTAGATGTCTGTAGGGCCTGATAAACTGTAGATATCTAGGAGCGATGGGTAGATATTAGACAGACAGATCTGAAGAATGATGACTGAGGGGAGAGACAAGCACTTTCTGCAGGCACACTGAACAGTCTCTAAGACATCAGAGATCTGTAATTCTCATTAGTAACTATTATCATGTTGTGCAGCCCCTTTGATCGAAGGATTTTGAAAACACTTAGCAAAGGGAAGTGATTATGCACATACCCCTATTATACAGATAAGTAAACTGAGACACCGGGCGACATGAATTGTTCAATGTGACACAGATATTCAGTGTCAGAATgagagacagaacccaggagacctgacTGCCCTGCCTTAACCATGGTCTCTCCATCACAccaagagggaaatggactccCGCTCTGGCAGGGATAGTTTGTTGGGTGGGATGCAGGGGAAAGGCTGGAAGAGGGAGCCTGAGCCTTCGCCATCCTTTCAATGGAAATCTGAGGTTTTCAGAACTAGCTGCAGTTTGTGAGCTCCCCACTCCTGTGAGGTGTGAACTCCGGGACTCAAATTTCGCTCCCACCCAGAAACCTGCCAACACATCACAGTCACTGGGGTAACTTCGGAGGAAGAGACTGAGTGAAAGTAGCACCAACAGAATACTCCTGTGGACAAAGGGCAGCTGGGGGCCTGACCTGGGACAGaggcctccctttccccccaaagcTGCCCTGGAACAAGGGGGGCCCTCTAGGCAGGGTAGAGACTGGATTAGAGTTTGCATTGGATTTCTTCTCTCCTTCTCGGTTCATttcctcccagtctctcccaggtGGAATTGAAATCGAATGTTCCAGACTGAGTCAGATTTTCCAGGactgcagcagctggagggcGCTTGGATTCCCACAGCTGGACTCCCTGCGTGCTCATCTGGCTCATCAGATGTATTTCTCCAACGTAGAGAACCTGGGtttttaagcactggaatgagacTCAATGAATTCTCCTGTCCAAATCAAAAGGGGGCACCACATGCACCTGTGGAATTGAAATCgaatgttccaggctgagtcagactttCCAGCACTGCCCCAGCTGGAGGGTGCTTGGATTGCCACAGCTCAACTCTCTGCCTCCTCATCTGGCTAATCAGGGGTATTTTTCCTGTGCTGAGCACCTGGGtttttaagcactggaatgagacTGTATGAATTCTCCTGTCCAAGCCGAAAGGGGGTGCCGTGTGCACCTGTATTAAAGTTACTAACACTCTGTAGCTGGCCAGCATGGTTTGACTTTCGTCTGCAGCTAAAGGCAAAGAGGAGGGGCCAGGGCCTGATTTACCTGGATTATTGTGTTGATTATTTAtgatcattatttgtattgtggaagCCTCCAGAGACCAtgctccagctcagagccccttgTGCTGGAACCTTTGCAAATACAGAAGGagaaacagcccctgcccctaggAGCTTATCAATCAAATTCAGACAAGACACAGCTACTGTGTGCAACAAGTCACAGTGGGTGGATGGGAGATGGGGGAGTGACAGCACTAAGAATGGGTGGTTCCATAGGCTGCTGGGTGGGTGTGAGACAGTGGAAATGCACAGCCCGGCCCTGGCAGTTGGAAGAATGTCCTGGGCCTTTAATAGCAGGGCAGATGTTTGAGGGGAAAAACTGGGGCTAGAGAGAATGGGCCATTGAGTAGCAGGTGCACCGGACAGACAGCTGAGAGCACTTGGCTCTCCCTTACCTTGCATATAACCAGGATAATCATACTgagcaaatcataactttcccATTGACACCTGAAAGCACACACTTTGTACAACATGTGTTGCAATTGTATAActgtggtagcaacaatgataaaGGTGGTCATTATTCAATCACACAGCATCACACCCTGTTATCGTCCCACGAGGGTGCGAGAGCTGTTAGCCAGCTAAGCAAGGGCCATTACCTGGGCTCTAGCAGGGCAAGCAGCTGGGACATTAGAGCCACTGGAGCACGGGAAGAGCAGATAAAAACCTGCTTTACTGCAGGGACCCTGCTCCTCATACAAAGACAGGAGGAGAGAGTCCTTTAAAAGTGAGCGGTGGACGTCCGTGAAGTAGACTGTTTCCTCCAACGAAGCCGCCAGCACCCTTGGTTTTGAACCTTAATttctgtttgactaaagcatcttccaaaaATGCGTCCAGGACTAGATCCACAAAGGCCCTTAGGAAAATACATTATTTAGGCACCACTGCCTTTCTCAACCCCCTGGCTCATCTGCTGTCTAACCCTGTAGGAGATTCCACCACTAGCCTTCACAATGCAACCTGAGCACTGATGCTTCCCCACAGCTAATGAGCTGCTCAGAGTCTTCGCTGAGGCCTCAATCCTGGTGGGGTTCTCCAATGTGGTGTTCCCATGGCCATCTTCCCAGCAAGCCTGATCCCTTAGGCATCCTCAGATCATGCCTCCTGGGTGGGTCCTTGCAGTTCAGGAAAGTGTGTATGTacaagtgtctgtgtgtgtgtgtgtgcgtgtccacctgtgtgtgtgtgtgtttgtgtgtatgtgcaccTTTGTGTGTCTGCGCGCACAtgcacctgtgtgtgtgtccgtgtgggtatgtgtgtgtgtgtgtgtgtttgtgtgtctgtgtgcaccTTTGCACGCACCtacatctctgtgtgtgtatgtgtgtgtgcacatgtgggtttgtgtgtgtttatgtgcaCACGTGTCTATGTATCTGCATccccagaatatcccataggCCAGTGCCTTAGCGTCCTCActtggaatgtgggagacccagattcaaatccctaaTCCACTAAAAGTTTATTTGTACAAGGTGGAACAGCTCCAGCCGGAGATACTGAGAGCCCCACCTGAAATTCTCATTTGCCTGCTGCTCAGGGCGCTCacgtgggatgtgggagacctgtgTTTTAAGTCCCTACTCCAAATACAGGAGAGCAGAGATTTTGGATCTGGGTCTCTCACGTCTCTCTCAGGTCTCCCACAAGAAAATGCTGACTAGTTCTAGGCATCTCACTCTAGGAGAGGGCTCCCACGTAGAAATAGTCTCCTCTCATCAGCCGGACTCCTGGATACACACATCAATGGGAGATAGGGCCCCTAGTGAACCATGAGAAAAAACCCACTAGATGATGATTCCCTATGGACATCTCCTTgctgagatctatcagttagccagttctcaCTCCATCTAATGAGTGCTCTAATGACACTGTCTAGTGTAGTTTGTTAATCTGAATGTCATGTTGAACTAGGTCAAACAACTTGCAATGGTCtcaatgtggacaaattagagacagTCAcacggagggcaatgaaaatgattagggagatggggcacatgacttatgaggagaagctgagggaactggggttattgagactgcagaaaagaagagtgagggggagatttgatagcaacTTTCAAcaacctgaaggggggttccaaagaggatggagataaAGGTGGAGGTTCTTTGCTCACGTGTCTAATTCTGCTCAGCCCAATTACTGAGAGGAACTATGGTTCCAAACTTCTCAGCTGGTATCAACAGCAGTTTTTTTTAAGCTTTCTCTAGGGGTTGGGTTAAAAAGGCTTGAGGGCAcctcacaggaaggaattcccaggTGCACTTTCCTGGGTTCT includes the following:
- the LOC120395480 gene encoding olfactory receptor 52E4-like; the protein is MSDSNATDFTNPSTFILMGIPGLEAAHVWISIPFCTMYTIAILGNFTILFIVKIEPSLHEPMYYFLCMLAVTDLVLSTSILPKTLSIFWFNSREIDFSACLTQMYFIHCFLAMESGIFVAMALDRYVAICDPLRYSAILTNPMMAKISLAVVLRGCMLLLPGPFLASFLPYCRTNIIPHTHCEHMAVVKLACADIHVTSYYGLFVLFFVTGLDVFFITVSYSQILRAIFNLPMKDTRLKTFATCSSHLCAILAFYIPVLFSFLTQRFGQNMSLYFHVLMANMYILVPPMLNPIIYGVRTRQIRDRLLRLFSHKGT